A single Limanda limanda chromosome 19, fLimLim1.1, whole genome shotgun sequence DNA region contains:
- the lipea gene encoding lipase, hormone-sensitive a isoform X2: MCSDGAPDMDYKVVFAALETVCEDNFSALCGSSESPHGTSASRLVTCLREIQGHGRALEPVVASLNAVYHLYDFDEQTPGNGYRTLVKVLQSCLLHIINNGRYIADNCNGAFFRAEHNASEMEAYCSALCQLRALLHLAKQLIDDNEIGQLYSRQDTELTRRFVQEYSSMHKACFYGRCLGFQFSPALRSVLQTVVISMISYGERYGRQQSRFGEFLTVSVEVEFSFSWRDHLLKYVFSLAPGMAALSLLTSGKYVIDPETRGTQFERITQNLDVQFWKSFWNLTESGLISGLTRISSNPVQVNLTLTVPPLLLRLPLASDPSLTAAVSPPIAHSGPGPVHMRLISHELREGQDSEELLAFSDTPTTASHRPWVQRQPLSPWLLIHFHGGGFVAQTSRSHEHYLRTWSRQLKVPILSVDYSLSPEAPFPRALEECFYAYCWALKNCHLLGSTAERVCLAGDSAGGNLCITVSMKAMTCGIRVPDGIMTAYPATLLTTDASPSRLLTLIDPLLPLGVLAKCLNAYAGIDCREVQPAVESNSVTTLGRDTLGVLGDLTKGASNWIHSFLDPVLISSGARSQSSLQRRTESSETRRTSTPTATQTSGDHPEYPQGFVPLRAECLAVLLPTTSPVFRNPFVSPLLAPENLLRGLPPVYIVASALDALLDDSVMFAKKLRDMGQPVSLTVVEDLPHGFLSLSQLAKETEVASEICIERIRLIFEQENPTPAPRSQSKQEVA; encoded by the exons ATGTGCAGTGACGGAG CCCCAGATATGGATTACAAGGTCGTGTTCGCAGCCTTGGAGACGGTGTGtgaagacaacttttctgccttGTGTGGATCCTCCGAGTCACCGCACGGCACGTCCGCCAGCCGCCTGGTCACGTGTCTGAGAGAGATCCAGGGCCATGGCCGGGCGCTGGAGCCGGTGGTCGCCAGCCTCAACGCCGTTTACCACCTCTACGACTTCGACGAACAAACGCCTGGGAACGGCTACCGCACCCTGGTCAAA GTCTTGCAGTCCTGCCTTCTACACATCATAAACAATGGCCGTTACATTGCCGACAACTGCAACGGCGCCTTCTTCAGGGCCGAGCACAACGCCTCTGAGATGGAGGCGTACTGCAGCGCCCTGTGCCAGCTGCGGGCGCTGCTCCACCTCGCCAAGCAGCTGATCGACGACAACGAAATCGGCCAGCTGTACTCGCGGCAGGACACGGAGCTGACCCGCAGGTTCGTGCAGGAGTACAGCTCCATGCACAAGGCGTGTTTCTACGGACGCTGTCTTGGCTTTCAG TTCTCTCCAGCTCTTCGTTCAGTTCTCCAGACTGTTGTCATAAGCATGATTTCATACGGAGAGAGGTACGGTAGACAGCAGTCACGGTTCGGTGAGTTTCTAACGGTGTCGGTGGAGGTTGAATTCTCGTTTTCCTGGCGTGATCATCTTTTAAAATACgttttctctctcgctccagGCATGGCGGCCCTGTCTCTCCTCACATCAGGGAAGTACGTCATCGATCCAGAGACACGAGGCACCCAGTTTGAACGCATCACCCAGAACCTGGATGTACAATTCTGGAAGTCTTTCTGGAACCTCACGGAGTCCGGCCTTATATCG GGTTTAACCAGAATAAGTTCGAACCCAGTGCAGGTGAACCTCACCCTGACTgtgcctcctctccttctccgcctTCCTCTGGCCTCAGACCCGAGTCTAACTGCTGCTGTGTCGCCTCCAATCGCTCACTCGGGCCCGGGGCCGGTCCACATGCGTCTGATCTCCCATGAGCTTCGAGAAGGACAG GACAGTGAAGAGCTGCTGGCTTTTTCCGACACTCCCACCACCGCCTCTCATCGGCCCTGGGTGCAGAGGCAGCCTCTCTCCCCCTGGCTGCTCATCCACTTCCACGGAGGAGGTTTCGTGGCCCAGACCTCCAGATCTCATGAG CATTATCTCCGGACCTGGTCGAGGCAGCTGAAAGTGCCCATCCTGTCTGTCGACTACTCTTTGTCACCTGAAGCGCCTTTTCCCAGAGCTCTGGAGGAGTGTTTCTACGCCTACTGCTGGGCACTGAAAAACTGTCACCTCCTGG GCTCCACAGCGGAGCGGGTTTGTCTGGCGGGGGACAGCGCTGGAGGAAACCTCTGCATCACTGTGTCCATGAAGGCCATGACCTGCGGCATCCGAGTCCCTGACGGCATCATGACCGCCTACCCCGCCACCCTGCTCACCACAGACGCCTCGCCCTCCCGCCTGCTCACACTCATCGACCCACTGTTGCCTTTAGGGGTTCTTGCAAAGTGCCTCAATGCCTATGCAG GTATAGACTGTCGCGAGGTGCAGCCTGCAGTGGAAAGCAACAGTGTGACCACTCTGGGCAGAGACACACTCGGGGTGCTCGGGGATCTCACCAAGGGAGCCTCCAACTGGATCCACTCCTTTCTGGACCCCGTGCTGATCTCCAGTGGAGCCCGCTCCCAGTCGTCACTACAGAGGAGGACCGAGAGCAGTGAAACACGCAGGACGTCAACTCCCACCGCCACACAAACCTCTGGGGACCACCCGGAGTACCCACAAGGCTTTGTGCCCCTGCGCGCCGAGTGCCTGGCTGTACTTCTCCCGACCACCTCTCCTGTTTTTAGGAACCCGTTTGTTTCACCTCTACTGGCTCCGGAAAACCTGCTGAGAGGTCTGCCGCCTGTATACATCGTG GCCTCTGCTCTGGACGCCTTGCTGGACGACTCTGTGATGTTTGCTAAGAAGCTGCGAGACATGGGCCAGCCCGTGAGTCTGACGGTGGTGGAGGACCTGCCTCACGGCTTCCTCAGCCTCTCACAGCTCGCCAAGGAGACGGAGGTCGCTTCAGAAATCTGCATTGAGCGAATTAGGCTGATTTTTGAGCAAGAAAACCCAACGCCTGCTCCCCGCAGCCAGTCAAAGCAGGAAGTGGCGTAA
- the lipea gene encoding lipase, hormone-sensitive a isoform X3, with protein MTSLKRIGQWARGKRGTKMKFAPDMDYKVVFAALETVCEDNFSALCGSSESPHGTSASRLVTCLREIQGHGRALEPVVASLNAVYHLYDFDEQTPGNGYRTLVKVLQSCLLHIINNGRYIADNCNGAFFRAEHNASEMEAYCSALCQLRALLHLAKQLIDDNEIGQLYSRQDTELTRRFVQEYSSMHKACFYGRCLGFQFSPALRSVLQTVVISMISYGERYGRQQSRFGMAALSLLTSGKYVIDPETRGTQFERITQNLDVQFWKSFWNLTESGLISGLTRISSNPVQVNLTLTVPPLLLRLPLASDPSLTAAVSPPIAHSGPGPVHMRLISHELREGQDSEELLAFSDTPTTASHRPWVQRQPLSPWLLIHFHGGGFVAQTSRSHEHYLRTWSRQLKVPILSVDYSLSPEAPFPRALEECFYAYCWALKNCHLLGSTAERVCLAGDSAGGNLCITVSMKAMTCGIRVPDGIMTAYPATLLTTDASPSRLLTLIDPLLPLGVLAKCLNAYAGIDCREVQPAVESNSVTTLGRDTLGVLGDLTKGASNWIHSFLDPVLISSGARSQSSLQRRTESSETRRTSTPTATQTSGDHPEYPQGFVPLRAECLAVLLPTTSPVFRNPFVSPLLAPENLLRGLPPVYIVASALDALLDDSVMFAKKLRDMGQPVSLTVVEDLPHGFLSLSQLAKETEVASEICIERIRLIFEQENPTPAPRSQSKQEVA; from the exons ATGACGTCACTGAAGCGAATAGGGCAGTGGGCACGCGGAAAGAGAGGAACGAAGATGAAGTTCG CCCCAGATATGGATTACAAGGTCGTGTTCGCAGCCTTGGAGACGGTGTGtgaagacaacttttctgccttGTGTGGATCCTCCGAGTCACCGCACGGCACGTCCGCCAGCCGCCTGGTCACGTGTCTGAGAGAGATCCAGGGCCATGGCCGGGCGCTGGAGCCGGTGGTCGCCAGCCTCAACGCCGTTTACCACCTCTACGACTTCGACGAACAAACGCCTGGGAACGGCTACCGCACCCTGGTCAAA GTCTTGCAGTCCTGCCTTCTACACATCATAAACAATGGCCGTTACATTGCCGACAACTGCAACGGCGCCTTCTTCAGGGCCGAGCACAACGCCTCTGAGATGGAGGCGTACTGCAGCGCCCTGTGCCAGCTGCGGGCGCTGCTCCACCTCGCCAAGCAGCTGATCGACGACAACGAAATCGGCCAGCTGTACTCGCGGCAGGACACGGAGCTGACCCGCAGGTTCGTGCAGGAGTACAGCTCCATGCACAAGGCGTGTTTCTACGGACGCTGTCTTGGCTTTCAG TTCTCTCCAGCTCTTCGTTCAGTTCTCCAGACTGTTGTCATAAGCATGATTTCATACGGAGAGAGGTACGGTAGACAGCAGTCACGGTTCG GCATGGCGGCCCTGTCTCTCCTCACATCAGGGAAGTACGTCATCGATCCAGAGACACGAGGCACCCAGTTTGAACGCATCACCCAGAACCTGGATGTACAATTCTGGAAGTCTTTCTGGAACCTCACGGAGTCCGGCCTTATATCG GGTTTAACCAGAATAAGTTCGAACCCAGTGCAGGTGAACCTCACCCTGACTgtgcctcctctccttctccgcctTCCTCTGGCCTCAGACCCGAGTCTAACTGCTGCTGTGTCGCCTCCAATCGCTCACTCGGGCCCGGGGCCGGTCCACATGCGTCTGATCTCCCATGAGCTTCGAGAAGGACAG GACAGTGAAGAGCTGCTGGCTTTTTCCGACACTCCCACCACCGCCTCTCATCGGCCCTGGGTGCAGAGGCAGCCTCTCTCCCCCTGGCTGCTCATCCACTTCCACGGAGGAGGTTTCGTGGCCCAGACCTCCAGATCTCATGAG CATTATCTCCGGACCTGGTCGAGGCAGCTGAAAGTGCCCATCCTGTCTGTCGACTACTCTTTGTCACCTGAAGCGCCTTTTCCCAGAGCTCTGGAGGAGTGTTTCTACGCCTACTGCTGGGCACTGAAAAACTGTCACCTCCTGG GCTCCACAGCGGAGCGGGTTTGTCTGGCGGGGGACAGCGCTGGAGGAAACCTCTGCATCACTGTGTCCATGAAGGCCATGACCTGCGGCATCCGAGTCCCTGACGGCATCATGACCGCCTACCCCGCCACCCTGCTCACCACAGACGCCTCGCCCTCCCGCCTGCTCACACTCATCGACCCACTGTTGCCTTTAGGGGTTCTTGCAAAGTGCCTCAATGCCTATGCAG GTATAGACTGTCGCGAGGTGCAGCCTGCAGTGGAAAGCAACAGTGTGACCACTCTGGGCAGAGACACACTCGGGGTGCTCGGGGATCTCACCAAGGGAGCCTCCAACTGGATCCACTCCTTTCTGGACCCCGTGCTGATCTCCAGTGGAGCCCGCTCCCAGTCGTCACTACAGAGGAGGACCGAGAGCAGTGAAACACGCAGGACGTCAACTCCCACCGCCACACAAACCTCTGGGGACCACCCGGAGTACCCACAAGGCTTTGTGCCCCTGCGCGCCGAGTGCCTGGCTGTACTTCTCCCGACCACCTCTCCTGTTTTTAGGAACCCGTTTGTTTCACCTCTACTGGCTCCGGAAAACCTGCTGAGAGGTCTGCCGCCTGTATACATCGTG GCCTCTGCTCTGGACGCCTTGCTGGACGACTCTGTGATGTTTGCTAAGAAGCTGCGAGACATGGGCCAGCCCGTGAGTCTGACGGTGGTGGAGGACCTGCCTCACGGCTTCCTCAGCCTCTCACAGCTCGCCAAGGAGACGGAGGTCGCTTCAGAAATCTGCATTGAGCGAATTAGGCTGATTTTTGAGCAAGAAAACCCAACGCCTGCTCCCCGCAGCCAGTCAAAGCAGGAAGTGGCGTAA
- the lipea gene encoding lipase, hormone-sensitive a isoform X1 has protein sequence MTSLKRIGQWARGKRGTKMKFAPDMDYKVVFAALETVCEDNFSALCGSSESPHGTSASRLVTCLREIQGHGRALEPVVASLNAVYHLYDFDEQTPGNGYRTLVKVLQSCLLHIINNGRYIADNCNGAFFRAEHNASEMEAYCSALCQLRALLHLAKQLIDDNEIGQLYSRQDTELTRRFVQEYSSMHKACFYGRCLGFQFSPALRSVLQTVVISMISYGERYGRQQSRFGEFLTVSVEVEFSFSWRDHLLKYVFSLAPGMAALSLLTSGKYVIDPETRGTQFERITQNLDVQFWKSFWNLTESGLISGLTRISSNPVQVNLTLTVPPLLLRLPLASDPSLTAAVSPPIAHSGPGPVHMRLISHELREGQDSEELLAFSDTPTTASHRPWVQRQPLSPWLLIHFHGGGFVAQTSRSHEHYLRTWSRQLKVPILSVDYSLSPEAPFPRALEECFYAYCWALKNCHLLGSTAERVCLAGDSAGGNLCITVSMKAMTCGIRVPDGIMTAYPATLLTTDASPSRLLTLIDPLLPLGVLAKCLNAYAGIDCREVQPAVESNSVTTLGRDTLGVLGDLTKGASNWIHSFLDPVLISSGARSQSSLQRRTESSETRRTSTPTATQTSGDHPEYPQGFVPLRAECLAVLLPTTSPVFRNPFVSPLLAPENLLRGLPPVYIVASALDALLDDSVMFAKKLRDMGQPVSLTVVEDLPHGFLSLSQLAKETEVASEICIERIRLIFEQENPTPAPRSQSKQEVA, from the exons ATGACGTCACTGAAGCGAATAGGGCAGTGGGCACGCGGAAAGAGAGGAACGAAGATGAAGTTCG CCCCAGATATGGATTACAAGGTCGTGTTCGCAGCCTTGGAGACGGTGTGtgaagacaacttttctgccttGTGTGGATCCTCCGAGTCACCGCACGGCACGTCCGCCAGCCGCCTGGTCACGTGTCTGAGAGAGATCCAGGGCCATGGCCGGGCGCTGGAGCCGGTGGTCGCCAGCCTCAACGCCGTTTACCACCTCTACGACTTCGACGAACAAACGCCTGGGAACGGCTACCGCACCCTGGTCAAA GTCTTGCAGTCCTGCCTTCTACACATCATAAACAATGGCCGTTACATTGCCGACAACTGCAACGGCGCCTTCTTCAGGGCCGAGCACAACGCCTCTGAGATGGAGGCGTACTGCAGCGCCCTGTGCCAGCTGCGGGCGCTGCTCCACCTCGCCAAGCAGCTGATCGACGACAACGAAATCGGCCAGCTGTACTCGCGGCAGGACACGGAGCTGACCCGCAGGTTCGTGCAGGAGTACAGCTCCATGCACAAGGCGTGTTTCTACGGACGCTGTCTTGGCTTTCAG TTCTCTCCAGCTCTTCGTTCAGTTCTCCAGACTGTTGTCATAAGCATGATTTCATACGGAGAGAGGTACGGTAGACAGCAGTCACGGTTCGGTGAGTTTCTAACGGTGTCGGTGGAGGTTGAATTCTCGTTTTCCTGGCGTGATCATCTTTTAAAATACgttttctctctcgctccagGCATGGCGGCCCTGTCTCTCCTCACATCAGGGAAGTACGTCATCGATCCAGAGACACGAGGCACCCAGTTTGAACGCATCACCCAGAACCTGGATGTACAATTCTGGAAGTCTTTCTGGAACCTCACGGAGTCCGGCCTTATATCG GGTTTAACCAGAATAAGTTCGAACCCAGTGCAGGTGAACCTCACCCTGACTgtgcctcctctccttctccgcctTCCTCTGGCCTCAGACCCGAGTCTAACTGCTGCTGTGTCGCCTCCAATCGCTCACTCGGGCCCGGGGCCGGTCCACATGCGTCTGATCTCCCATGAGCTTCGAGAAGGACAG GACAGTGAAGAGCTGCTGGCTTTTTCCGACACTCCCACCACCGCCTCTCATCGGCCCTGGGTGCAGAGGCAGCCTCTCTCCCCCTGGCTGCTCATCCACTTCCACGGAGGAGGTTTCGTGGCCCAGACCTCCAGATCTCATGAG CATTATCTCCGGACCTGGTCGAGGCAGCTGAAAGTGCCCATCCTGTCTGTCGACTACTCTTTGTCACCTGAAGCGCCTTTTCCCAGAGCTCTGGAGGAGTGTTTCTACGCCTACTGCTGGGCACTGAAAAACTGTCACCTCCTGG GCTCCACAGCGGAGCGGGTTTGTCTGGCGGGGGACAGCGCTGGAGGAAACCTCTGCATCACTGTGTCCATGAAGGCCATGACCTGCGGCATCCGAGTCCCTGACGGCATCATGACCGCCTACCCCGCCACCCTGCTCACCACAGACGCCTCGCCCTCCCGCCTGCTCACACTCATCGACCCACTGTTGCCTTTAGGGGTTCTTGCAAAGTGCCTCAATGCCTATGCAG GTATAGACTGTCGCGAGGTGCAGCCTGCAGTGGAAAGCAACAGTGTGACCACTCTGGGCAGAGACACACTCGGGGTGCTCGGGGATCTCACCAAGGGAGCCTCCAACTGGATCCACTCCTTTCTGGACCCCGTGCTGATCTCCAGTGGAGCCCGCTCCCAGTCGTCACTACAGAGGAGGACCGAGAGCAGTGAAACACGCAGGACGTCAACTCCCACCGCCACACAAACCTCTGGGGACCACCCGGAGTACCCACAAGGCTTTGTGCCCCTGCGCGCCGAGTGCCTGGCTGTACTTCTCCCGACCACCTCTCCTGTTTTTAGGAACCCGTTTGTTTCACCTCTACTGGCTCCGGAAAACCTGCTGAGAGGTCTGCCGCCTGTATACATCGTG GCCTCTGCTCTGGACGCCTTGCTGGACGACTCTGTGATGTTTGCTAAGAAGCTGCGAGACATGGGCCAGCCCGTGAGTCTGACGGTGGTGGAGGACCTGCCTCACGGCTTCCTCAGCCTCTCACAGCTCGCCAAGGAGACGGAGGTCGCTTCAGAAATCTGCATTGAGCGAATTAGGCTGATTTTTGAGCAAGAAAACCCAACGCCTGCTCCCCGCAGCCAGTCAAAGCAGGAAGTGGCGTAA
- the LOC133026113 gene encoding probable ATP-dependent RNA helicase ddx6 — translation MATARTENLGTALMGLNKQNGQLRGQTKPASVQPAPTTLGKAMGALQKAGCPPQEGGGGGGIKFGDDWKRSLKLPPRDTRVRTSDVTSTKGNEFEDYCLKRELLMGIFEMGWEKPSPIQEESIPIALSGRDILARAKNGTGKSGAYLIPMLERIDLKKDYIQAMVMVPTRELALQVSQISIQISKHLGGVKVMATTGGTNLRDDILRLDEIVHVVIATPGRILDLIKKGVAKVDRVQMMVMDEADKLLSQDFVVLIEDIISFLAKHRQILLYSATFPISVQKFMAKHLQKPYEINLMEELTLKGITQFYAYVTERQKVHCLNTLFSRLQINQSIIFCNSTRRVELLAKKITQLGYSCFYIHAKMMQEYRNRVFHDFRNGLCRNLVCTDLFTRGIDIQAVNVVINFDFPKSAETYLHRIGRSGRFGHLGLAINLITSEDRINLKATEEQLVTDIKPIPSCIDKSLYVAEYHSSSGDCDVEEIEEKSGHHDDSI, via the exons ATGGCAACCGCCAGAACAGAAAACCTTGGCACAGCCCTCATGGGACTGAACAAGCAGAACGGGCAGCTCCGAGGACAGACCAAACCAGCTTCAGTCCAGCCAGCACCTACCACTCTAGGAAAGGCTATGGGCGCACTCCAGAAAGCAGGCTGCCCCCCgcaagagggaggaggaggaggaggcatcaAGTTCGGAGACGACTGGAAACGGAGCCTGAAGCTTCCTCCCAGAGACACCAGGGTCCGAACCTCC GATGTGACATCCACCAAGGGGAATGAATTTGAAGATTACTGTCTCAAACGAGAACTCCTGATGGGCATCTTTGAGATGGGTTGGGAGAAACCTTCCCCTATTCAG gAGGAGAGCATTCCCATCGCCCTGTCTGGACGAGATATTCTGGCTCGGGCTAAAAATGGAACAGGAAAAAGTGGAGCCTATCTCATCCCCATGCTGGAGAGGATAGACCTGAAAAAGGACTACATACAGG CCATGGTCATGGTGCCCACTCGCGAGCTGGCACTGCAGGTGAGTCAGATCTCCATCCAGATCAGCAAGCACCTGGGAGGAGTCAAGGTCATGGCCACCACCGGGGGCACCAACCTGCGAGACGACATCTTGCGCTTGGACGAAATCG tgCATGTGGTCATCGCCACCCCTGGCAGGATCCTGGACTTGATAAAGAAGGGAGTGGCGAAGGTGGATAGGGTCCAGATGATGGTGATGGACGAG GCGGATAAGCTGCTGTCTCAGGACTTTGTGGTGCTCATTGAGGATATCATCAGCTTCCTGGCCAAGCACCGGCAGATCCTGCTCTACTCTGCAACCTTCCCCATCAGTGTGCAAAAGTTCATG GCCAAGCACCTTCAGAAACCATACGAGATTAACCTGATGGAGGAGCTGACTCTGAAGGGCATTACTCAGTTCTACGCCTACGTCACAGAGAGGCAGAAAGTGCACTGCCTCAACACACTGTTTTCCAGG CTTCAGATCAACCAATCTATCATCTTCTGTAACTCCACCCGGCGAGTGGAGCTGTTGGCCAAGAAGATCACTCAGCTGGGCTACTCCTGCTTCTACATCCACGCTAAGATGATGCAG gaaTACAGAAACCGGGTGTTCCATGACTTCAGAAACGGGCTGTGCAGGAACCTTGTCTGCACGG ATCTTTTCACCCGAGGTATCGACATCCAGGCTGTGAACGTCGTCATCAACTTCGACTTCCCTAAGAGCGCTGAGACTTACCTCCATCGTATTGGAAGATCAG gGAGGTTTGGTCACCTGGGGTTGGCCATTAATCTCATCACGTCAGAGGATCGTATAAACCTGAAGGCCACTGAGGAGCAGCTGGTGACCGATATCAAGCCCATCCCCAGCTGCATCGACAAGAGCCTCTACGTGGCCGAGTACCACTCGTCCAGCGGCGACTGTGACGTGGAGGAGATCGAAGAGAAATCCGGACACCACGACGACAGCAtctaa